In a single window of the Zea mays cultivar B73 chromosome 5, Zm-B73-REFERENCE-NAM-5.0, whole genome shotgun sequence genome:
- the LOC103627350 gene encoding disease resistance protein Pikm1-TS codes for MKQKIVIRVHMECDRCRSKALALVAAAAGVDSVALAGDARDQVVVVGDDVDSVKLTSALRRKVGPADIVQVAAEAKKVDAGSKPPAPVATLPEFVASSTWYCQQYPQPAAVVYGHPADGYAYYGCETRTDSIYCSIM; via the exons ATGAAG CAAAAGATCGTGATCAGGGTGCACATGGAGTGCGACCGGTGCCGGTCCAAGGCGCTGGCGCTGGTGGCGGCCGCGGCCGGGGTGGACTCAGTGGCGCTCGCCGGAGACGCCAGGGACCAGGTCGTCGTCGTGGGCGACGACGTCGACTCCGTCAAGCTCACCAGCGCGCTGCGCAGGAAGGTCGGACCTGCAGACATCGTGCAGGTCGCCGCCGAAGCCAAGAAGGTGGACGCCGGCAGCAAGCCTCCGGCCCCCGTCGCCACGCTGCCCGAGTTCGTCGCGTCGAGCACGTGGTACTGCCAGCAGTACCCGCAGCCGGCGGCCGTGGTATACGGGCACCCCGCGGACGGGTACGCGTACTACGGATGCGAGACGCGGACTGACAGCATCTACTGCTCCATAATGTAG